The following proteins come from a genomic window of Anabas testudineus chromosome 3, fAnaTes1.2, whole genome shotgun sequence:
- the igdcc4 gene encoding LOW QUALITY PROTEIN: immunoglobulin superfamily DCC subclass member 4 (The sequence of the model RefSeq protein was modified relative to this genomic sequence to represent the inferred CDS: deleted 1 base in 1 codon) has product MAVESTIWLLGLLSLFCGPSKQEKPVSVELSCGAGPSHVVLEPGLPLLLDCNLGASDTPFNVTWFQDGQPLPLEGDDYLQYLANGSLLLLATTKDEQPLQDVEGAYSCMSASALGALSSRTVNVLLASLSTFHQEPSPQTVRAGGTARFECQIEGVPSPVITWEKDTVPVPEETRFISLPNGVLQILEVTTEDEGAYRCVASNSAGKDISHEARLTVTTGSTEDLNRLVIVAPPQNATVVLGHPAVMECMAQGHPKPLVSWSRQDGKPISTDVIVLTTNLVIRDTRRHHAGVYVCRANKPKTREFVTAAAELHVPAPPVILQPPDTVSLSRGNTARFVCNSSGEPPPVLQWLKNGQPIKSVRRVKTQSPGVLLINQLALEDQAYYQCIADNGLGTACATAKLTVIVREGLPSPPRHLSATPYSSTTALLSWEKPEYNADQIIGYSVHCHRAAGLDNVEYQFAMNNDTTEYHIKELLPHTAYTFFVVAYSPMGASRPSLPVTVEMLEDVPSAPPQLSIASTSPTDIRLMWHPLSSQHSRGAVTRYRIEYSSLDQVDTVFSVEVGGNETQFTLRELQPNQAYRLRIAAGTGIGFGVPSEWAQHQTLAHFNHSDSSMVIFAPTELKVRVRVSTLNVTWHPSPNHTLVSGYKLSYREVEPEESANGERTTQTHTIRLRKKARYHLLTGLVPDQQYEVRVWAFNKQIEGAAAVWKGSTDKPVDRTLSAPMRPPPLPPSIIQATANSSTSIWLHWEKPRFSNVRIINYTVRCSPAGTTNASLVSYRTSSAQDILLGGLKPFTRYELAVQSNGVDVVGPFSSTVEESTLSDRPATPPEELQLSALDSSSVLVSWRPPLEPNGIIVNYRILYTGNLSQPEHLWNSLIQDGSITSVEIQGLSSGTHYFFKLGASTEVGPGPFSTVKDIHTPLQKYELDIHTVTGIIVGVCLGLICILLCMCFSFRNGKSRELSGSLDSTSATPQNRRGGCPIPSNMPECNDSHELETLMPPGSQESGQPPAGAPEEQSLMASANAREGEDAPAPEPKAAWNGSVSHNWANRITRYRDTITEDSPTVINGALNMLITDNDTGLEKHLCTYMYSNQVEAEVIVHSELSHPNGEKEEEGSEREKDSNTTKGPSLSEDKYTPLNQTSPPGEIKPLEKRVQCLSSLPSITLVANHNGVLDGTGDEPIVDIEPQQDMGLTNGFHSPKTVRPVLRSEHLENGDSRHCPSAPGKATSVGLSPAPFVSSGLVHSTSAAHSYLCP; this is encoded by the exons AAAAGCCGGTTTCAGTAGAGCTGAGTTGCGGGGCTGGGCCCAGTCATGTAGTGTTGGAGCCAGGTCTGCCCCTCTTGCTGGACTGCAATCTGGGAGCCAGTGATACACCTTTCAATGTCACCTGGTTTCAGGATGGTCAGCCCCTGCCTCTGGAAGGAGATGACTATCTCCAGTATTTGGCCAATGGATCACTCCTCCTGCTGGCCACCACCAAGGATGAGCAGCCTCTCCAAGACGTGGAGGGGGCCTACAGCTGCATGAGCGCCAGTGCCCTGGGAGCCCTGAGCAGCCGGACTGTAAATGTGCTCCTGGCAA GCCTGTCCACGTTTCATCAGGAGCCATCACCTCAAACAGTGCGTGCTGGGGGAACTGCTCGCTTCGAGTGCCAGATCGAGGGGGTACCTTCACCTGTTATCACCTGGGAAAAAGACACAGTGCCGGTCCCTGAGGAGACAAG GTTCATTTCTCTTCCTAATGGCGTGCTCCAGATTCTGGAGGTGACCACGGAGGATGAGGGTGCCTACCGCTGTGTCGCATCCAACTCTGCAGGGAAAGACATCAGTCATGAAGCCAGGCTCACTGTCACCACAG GTTCTACAGAAGATCTGAACAGACTTGTTATTGTTGCACCACCTCAGAATGCCACAGTGGTGCTTGGTCATCCCGCTGTGATGGAGTGTATGGCACAAGGTCACCCGAAACCTCTGGTGTCCTGGAGTAGACAAG ATGGTAAGCCTATTTCCACGGATGTGATCGTCCTCACAACAAACCTGGTGATTAGGGACACAAGGCGTCACCATGCTGGAGTCTATGTCTGCCGGGCCAACAAACCCAAAACCAGAGAgtttgtcactgctgctgcgGAGCTGCATGTGCCCG CCCCGCCAGTTATTCTCCAGCCCCCAGATACAGTGTCTCTCTCCCGGGGAAACACTGCCAGGTTTGTGTGTAACAGCTCTGGGGAGCCTCCTCCAGTGTTGCAGTGGCTAAAGAACGGGCAGCCCATCAAGTCAGTGAGACGAGTGAAGACTCAAAGCCCTGGAGTCCTGCTCATCAACCAGCTGGCACTGGAGGAC CAGGCTTACTACCAGTGCATAGCAGACAATGGGCTGGGAACGGCCTGTGCCACTGCCAAACTGACGGTCATCGTTAGGGAAGGTCTGCCCAGCCCTCCTCGTCACCTGTCTGCTACACCCTACTCCAGCACAACTGCCTTGCTCAGCTGGGAGAAACCTGAATACAACGCGGACCAAATAATCGGCTATTCTGTTCACTGCCATCGAGCTGCAG GCTTAGATAACGTGGAGTACCAGTTTGCAATGAACAATGACACCACAGAGTATCACATCAAAGAGCTTCTTCCTCACACGGCCTACACATTCTTTGTGGTGGCTTACTCGCCAATGGGTGCTAGTCGACCAtctcttcctgtcactgtggagaTGCTGGAGGATG TGCCAAGTGCCCCTCCTCAGCTGTCCATAGCCAGCACTTCCCCCACAGACATCAGGCTGATGTGGCATCCACTGTCATCGCAGCACAGTCGAGGAGCTGTTACCCGCTACCGCATTGAATACAGCTCTCTGGATCAGG TGGACACTGTGTTCTCAGTAGAGGTCGGGGGTAATGAGACTCAGTTTACACTGAGAGAGCTGCAGCCCAACCAGGCCTACCGACTGAGGATAGCAGCTGGAACAGGCATTGGTTTCGGGGTCCCATCTGAGTGGGCTCAGCATCAGACATTAGCCCACTTCaaccacagtgacagcagcatgG tgaTCTTTGCACCTACTGAGCTGaaagtcagagtcagagtcagtACACTCAATGTGACATGGCATCCCTCACCCAATCACACACTGGTCTCTGGTTACAAACTGTCATACCGTGAAGTGGAGCCTGAAGAGTCAGCCAATGGGGAAAGGACAACACAAACCCACACCATCAGGCTTCGTAAGAAGGCAAGGTATCATCTACTCACTGGGCTGG TTCCTGATCAGCAGTACGAGGTGAGGGTTTGGGCATTCAACAAGCAGATAGAAGGTGCAGCTGCAGTGTGGAAGGGAAGCACTGACAAGCCAGTTGACAGAA cATTGTCAGCCCCCATGCGCCCGCCTCCATTGCCCCCGAGCATCATCCAAGCCACAGCCAACAGCTCCACCTCCATCTGGCTGCACTGGGAGAAACCACGGTTCAGCAACGTGCGCATTATCAACTACACAGTCCGCTGCAGCCCAGCAGGAACCACCAATGCCTCCCTGGTCTCCTATCGCACCag CTCTGCTCAGGACATACTGCTCGGGGGATTGAAGCCCTTCACCCGTTACGAACTGGCAGTGCAGTCTAATGGAGTGGATGTGGTGGGGCCCTTCAGCAGTACTGTAGAGGAGTCCACTCTGTCTGACC GCCCCGCCACGCCACcggaggagctgcagctgagtGCTCTCGACTCCTCCTCTGTGCTTGTGAGCTGGCGCCCCCCGCTGGAGCCTAATGGCATCATTGTCAACTACAGGATCTTGTACACTGGCAACCTCAGCCAGCCGGAGCACTTGTGGAACAGCCTCATTCAGGATG GAAGCATTACCAGTGTGGAGATCCAGGGTTTGTCCAGTGGTACCCATTACTTCTTTAAATTAGGAGCATCTACTGAGGTGGGGCCAGGACCTTTTTCGACTGTGAAGGACATTCACACTCCCCTTCAAAAATATG AGCTGGATATCCATACTGTGACAGGCATCATAGTTGGTGTGTGTCTTGGGCTGATATGCATCCTCCTCTGCATGTGTTTCAGCTTTCGTAATGGCAAATCCAG GGAGTTATCTGGCAGCTTGGACTCCACATCTGCGACCCCTCAGAACAGGAGAGGAGGCTGCCCCATTCCCTCCAACATGCCAGAGTGTAACGATAGCCACGAGCTGGAGACACTGATGCCCCCAGGCAGCCAAGAGTCTGGTCAGCCTCCAGCAGGGGCCCCAGAGGAGCAGAGCTTGATGGCAAGTGCTAATgcaagagaaggagaggatgcCCCAGCACCTGAACCCAAG GCTGCTTGGAATGGCTCCGTGAGTCATAACTGGGCCAACAGAATCACCAGATACAGAGACACTATAACAGAGGACTCTCCAACAGTCATTAATGGAGCTCTCAACATGCTCATTACTGATAATGACACG ggcttggaaaaacatctgtgtacatacatgtacagtaaccAGGTCGAGGCAGAAGTCATCGTTCACTCAGAGCTGTCACATCCGAAcggggagaaagaggaggagggcagTGAGAGGGAGAAGGATTCTAACACCACTAAGGGACCTTCATTATCAGAGGACAAATATACCCCTTTGAATCAGACGAGCCCTCCAGGAGAGATAAAACCTCTAGAAAAACGGGTGCAATGCCTCTCGAGTCTTCCCTCGATTACATTGGTAGCTAATCACAACGGGGTGCTAGACGGCACGGGGGATGAGCCAATTGTAGACATAGAGCCACAGCAGGACATGGGGCTAACCAACGGCTTCCACTCTCCCAAGACTGTGAGGCCTGTGCTCAGGTCAGAGCATCTGGAGAACGGGGACTCTAGACATTGTCCTTCTGCACCAGGGAAGGCCACCTCTGTTGGGCTCTCCCCTGCCCCCTTTGTCAGCTCTGGCCTAGTCCACTCTACCTCAGCAGCACACAGTTATCTGTGCCCGTAG